The proteins below come from a single Candidatus Delongbacteria bacterium genomic window:
- a CDS encoding SDR family oxidoreductase, translated as MRILVTGGAGFIGSHLCTRLIADGHDVICLDNFFTGSKINIDPLLDHHRFELIRHDLTQPILLEVDRIYNLACPASPVHYQLNPVKTVKTSVMGAINMLGLAKRVGARILHTSTSEVYGDPQVHPQPENYWGHVNPIGLRSCYDEGKRVAETLFFDYHRQNRVDIRIVRIFNTYGPHMAVNDGRVVSNFIVQALRGQPITIYGDGQQTRSFQYVSDLVEGLIRMMDQDEAIGPVNLGNPVEFTIAQLAEQVLAKTGSASELVRRPLPADDPRVRQPDITLARKLLDWAPVVPLEQGLDHTIAYFRERLGASS; from the coding sequence ATGCGCATTCTCGTGACCGGCGGAGCCGGATTCATCGGCAGTCATCTCTGTACCCGGCTGATCGCCGACGGGCACGATGTGATCTGTCTGGACAACTTCTTCACCGGCAGCAAGATCAACATCGATCCCCTGCTGGATCACCATCGATTCGAGCTGATCCGGCATGACCTGACCCAGCCGATCCTGCTGGAAGTCGACCGGATCTACAATCTGGCCTGCCCCGCGTCGCCCGTGCACTACCAGCTGAACCCCGTGAAGACGGTCAAGACCAGCGTGATGGGCGCGATCAACATGCTGGGCCTGGCCAAACGCGTGGGTGCACGCATCCTGCACACGTCCACCAGCGAGGTCTACGGCGACCCCCAGGTGCATCCCCAGCCCGAGAATTACTGGGGCCATGTCAACCCCATCGGCCTGCGAAGCTGCTACGACGAAGGCAAGCGCGTGGCCGAAACCCTGTTCTTCGACTACCATCGCCAGAACCGTGTGGACATCCGGATCGTCCGCATCTTCAATACCTATGGCCCGCACATGGCGGTCAACGATGGCCGCGTGGTCAGCAACTTCATCGTACAGGCCCTGCGCGGCCAACCGATCACGATCTACGGCGACGGCCAGCAGACCCGGAGTTTCCAGTATGTCAGCGATCTGGTCGAAGGCCTGATCCGGATGATGGACCAGGACGAGGCCATCGGTCCGGTGAACCTGGGCAACCCGGTGGAATTCACCATCGCCCAGCTGGCCGAACAGGTCCTGGCCAAGACCGGTTCCGCCTCGGAGCTGGTACGACGCCCGCTGCCCGCCGATGACCCGCGCGTGCGCCAGCCGGACATCACCCTTGCCCGCAAGCTGCTGGACTGGGCCCCCGTGGTGCCGCTGGAGCAGGGGCTGGATCACACCATCGCCTATTTCCGGGAGCGGCTGGGTGCAAGCAGCTGA